A single region of the Lotus japonicus ecotype B-129 chromosome 4, LjGifu_v1.2 genome encodes:
- the LOC130711594 gene encoding uncharacterized protein LOC130711594 isoform X1, which produces MATTYMALRTTAKTLLGVAHSPVPHSCHPLSLIRTLHSFVSRHPSFHHPYSGTFSFFFRGMASASAPNHNLDEAASLAPDNRVPATVITGFLGSGKTTLLNHILTSQHGKRIAVIENEFGEVDIDGSLVASHSSVSEDIIMVNNGCLCCTVRGDLVKMLLELARKKRDVIDHIVIETTGLAKPGPVIETFCSDELVSQYVKLDGVVTLVDCKHAMQHLNEVKPRFVVNEAVEQVAYADRIILNKIDLVSESELNALTKKIKHINGMAQIKQAKFGSVDIDFVLGVGGYDLQRIESDVHGECPSSASHQDDSGHEHTGHHHHDHVHDSAVSSVSIVAEGTLDLDEVDDWLERLVEEKGEDLYRMKGVLSVDGSDQRYVLQGVHSILDGSKGKEWEPEEKRINKLVFIGRNLDETTLRKGFRGCLV; this is translated from the exons ATGGCTACCACGTACATGGCTCTAAGGACCACAGCAAAAACCCTTCTGGGCGTTGCTCACTCTCCCGTTCCACATTCTTGCCACCCTCTGAGTTTGATCAGAACCCTCCATTCCTTCGTTTCGCGACACCCAAGTTTCCATCACCCTTATTCTGGaaccttcagcttcttcttcagGGGCATGGCCTCAGCTTCAGCTCCAAACCACAATCTTGATGAAGCGGCTTCCCTCGCCCCCGATAATCGCGTTCCAGCTACCGTTATAACTGGTTTTCTTGGCTCCGGAAAG ACTACTCTTCTGAATCACATTCTCACATCCCAACATGGCAAGCGGATAGCTGTGATCGAAAACGAG TTTGGTGAGGTTGATATTGATGGATCACTGGTTGCTAGTCATTCTTCTGTGAGTGAAGACATTATCATGGTTAACAATGGCTGCCTATGCTGTACTGTGCGAGGAGATCTAGTTAAAATGCTACTGGAGCTGGCTAGAAAAAAACGAGACGTTATTGATCATATTGTTATTGAAACCACAG GTCTGGCAAAGCCAGGCCCTGTTATTGAAACATTTTGCAGTGATGAACTGGTTTCTCAGTATGTGAAACTTGATGGAGTTGTAACTTTGGTTGACTGCAAGCATGCCATGCAACATTTAAATGAAGTAAAACCAAGATTTGTGGTTAATGAGGCAGTAGAACAAGTTGCATATGCTGACCGAATCATTTTGAACAAG ATAGATTTGGTTTCTGAATCTGAGTTAAATGCACTAACTAAGAAAATTAAG CACATCAATGGAATGGCACAAATTAAGCAAGCTAAATTTGGATCTGTTGACATAGACTTTGTTCTGGGGGTAGGAGGATATGATCTTCAGAG AATTGAATCTGATGTCCATGGAGAGTGTCCCTCGTCGGCTAGCCATCAAGATGATTCCGGACATG AACACACAGGGCATCACCATCACGATCATGTACATGATTCTGCTGTCTCCAGTGTCAGTATTGTTGCAGAGGGAACCCTAGATCTTGATGAG GTTGACGATTGGCTTGAGAGGTTGGTTGAAGAAAAAGGAGAGGACCTATACAGAATGAAGGGTGTCTTGTCAGTGGATGGTTCTGATCAACGATATGTGCTTCAG GGGGTGCATTCCATATTAGATGGCAGCAAAGGAAAAGAATGGGAACCTGAAGAAAAGAGGATAAACAAACTTGTGTTCATTGGAAGGAATTTGGATGAAACCACCCTTAGAAAAGgtttcagaggttgtttagtctAG
- the LOC130711594 gene encoding uncharacterized protein LOC130711594 isoform X2, producing MVNNGCLCCTVRGDLVKMLLELARKKRDVIDHIVIETTGLAKPGPVIETFCSDELVSQYVKLDGVVTLVDCKHAMQHLNEVKPRFVVNEAVEQVAYADRIILNKIDLVSESELNALTKKIKHINGMAQIKQAKFGSVDIDFVLGVGGYDLQRIESDVHGECPSSASHQDDSGHEHTGHHHHDHVHDSAVSSVSIVAEGTLDLDEVDDWLERLVEEKGEDLYRMKGVLSVDGSDQRYVLQGVHSILDGSKGKEWEPEEKRINKLVFIGRNLDETTLRKGFRGCLV from the exons ATGGTTAACAATGGCTGCCTATGCTGTACTGTGCGAGGAGATCTAGTTAAAATGCTACTGGAGCTGGCTAGAAAAAAACGAGACGTTATTGATCATATTGTTATTGAAACCACAG GTCTGGCAAAGCCAGGCCCTGTTATTGAAACATTTTGCAGTGATGAACTGGTTTCTCAGTATGTGAAACTTGATGGAGTTGTAACTTTGGTTGACTGCAAGCATGCCATGCAACATTTAAATGAAGTAAAACCAAGATTTGTGGTTAATGAGGCAGTAGAACAAGTTGCATATGCTGACCGAATCATTTTGAACAAG ATAGATTTGGTTTCTGAATCTGAGTTAAATGCACTAACTAAGAAAATTAAG CACATCAATGGAATGGCACAAATTAAGCAAGCTAAATTTGGATCTGTTGACATAGACTTTGTTCTGGGGGTAGGAGGATATGATCTTCAGAG AATTGAATCTGATGTCCATGGAGAGTGTCCCTCGTCGGCTAGCCATCAAGATGATTCCGGACATG AACACACAGGGCATCACCATCACGATCATGTACATGATTCTGCTGTCTCCAGTGTCAGTATTGTTGCAGAGGGAACCCTAGATCTTGATGAG GTTGACGATTGGCTTGAGAGGTTGGTTGAAGAAAAAGGAGAGGACCTATACAGAATGAAGGGTGTCTTGTCAGTGGATGGTTCTGATCAACGATATGTGCTTCAG GGGGTGCATTCCATATTAGATGGCAGCAAAGGAAAAGAATGGGAACCTGAAGAAAAGAGGATAAACAAACTTGTGTTCATTGGAAGGAATTTGGATGAAACCACCCTTAGAAAAGgtttcagaggttgtttagtctAG